In the Dyadobacter fanqingshengii genome, TTAAAGTAGTTCTGGAAAATACTGATTTAAGAAAAAAAGCAAATAAATGCTTATTTGATATTTCCCTTAGAAAAAACGATATAACTAATCCAGCAGGTTACTTCCGTAAAACAATGGGTATATAAATGTCTTACTATCAGTATTTTATGAAATATTAACCTATGCCTAAATATTTAATGTTAGTTGTTTTTTTAGTTGTAAATTGGAAACCAAAAATAGTTGTCTAATCACTTCCAAAACTACTTCTTATTACGCAACTGCTTATTGATCCTATCCTTCACCGCTTTAACAACGAAATCATGAATCGAATCTCGGTCACGCTTTGGTAAGGACTCTTGAATCTGTCGGATCTGCGCTAATTCGCTTTCATATATTTTAAAAGTAAAAGATTTTAATACATCCTGTTGCGGCTCTACGGCCGCAACAGATTTTTCAAGGTTTGTAACAGGAGTTACTTTAATCGCAGAACCTCCTTTATTGATAGCTTCCATCATTGATGGATCGTTTAGTTGGACAGGAGGAAGACCAATTTTCGCTTTCTTTGCCATAGTTGTAATAACAGTTCTAAAAAAAGTTCGTTTTAACAACATATTACAGTTGTTATTATAGTTTTTATTTTAGTTGTATTTTCAGTTGTAATATTAACGTCTTTCTGACTTATTATCAACGGCTTTATTAATCGCGTTCATCAATTGTTCTAATTCCTTTACCGCTTTATCATCAGTCGGCTTTAATTCAAGAACACTTAGGCCAGCTCCAACCGAGTTAGCGAATGAAATACGATTCCCAATTGAAGCTTCTATAAATTCAATATTTGTTGCTTCCCGTAGCAGCTCGGCCACTTCTTCTTTGTAAGAACCCCTAGGATCTGCCTTATTGATGAAGGCCAAGCAAACTAGTTTAGGATTAAATGGCTTCATTTCAGCAATCATCTTTTCGACTTTCCCCAACGTCCATACGTCCAATGAGCGAGGAGCAAATGGAACTAAATACACATGCGAGATAGAAACTGCTGAACGCTGGCTAACGGTATCCCGGCCGCCGGTATCAATGATAACATCATCATACTTTTCGGCGAGCTTTGCGACGCTAGCGTTAAGTTCACTGCCAGTAATTTTAACAGCCGTATAACCAAGATTGCCTTCAAGTGTATGGAGTCGAAATGCAGCAAAATCAGAAGCTGATTCCTGATCGTCGGCATCTACTAAAATTATGTCTCTACCTTGTTTTAAAAGATAGACTACAAGGTTCGTCGATATCGTAGTTTTACCGCTTCCCCCTTTGATCCCGCCAACAGTGTAAATCATAAAGTTATCACTCGTGTTAAGTTGTTATTCTGCTTCTTCGCAAAGTTGAATATACACAACCAAAATTACAACTAAATTAAATTGTAATTTGTCATCACACTTTAAAATTGATGGCAACTTGAGCCCTGCAAAATAGACTCTCGATGGTGCTAGATGCATATAATAGGGGAGGGGAGAAAATTAATTCCCAGTAGATCGTCCAAAAATTGCTGCCACGGAAAAAAAGTGATATTTATTATAAAGCATAAAACAAAAAACAATATGAACAAAAACGAGTATCAAGTTAGGTTTGTCGTAGAAGATGACACATTTTACATTATTCCGTCAATTGATGGAGAAGATTTTAACGAAATTCCATATGCTCTTGAGGATATTGACGCTATTCTAGTTAATACAGATGGGATCTCGGAACTGGTTTCTGAGTTAGCGACAAAAAGTTGGCAAAGTTCAAAGGGTATTTACGACCTCGCTAGAAAAATCGACGAACTACGGCCTGGTCATTCTATCAACTGGGAAAACACTTTTGACTATATAGTTGATCAGGAATTCTTCGGCACAAGGCTAGATCCTTCAAAAATATGAGTATTGGCAATCGCTTTTGTCGGTTAATCGACAAAGCGATTGCTAAATATTTAATTGATATTAAGCCGTTTAATCAAGCGATGTACTGTGGTACGGTGCCATTGCTGACCATCGTTCCGGAATGTTTTAACTCCGCGCTGGTTCAGCTCTTCACATATCCCGCGCACACTTTCAAACCCTTCGGCTTTTAATTCGTCGATGATCGGCCGCATTGATTCTGCAAACTGATTGGCTGCCGCCAGATTCTTTTTGCTCTCAACCTCTCGGCCATGTTTACCCAGCTTTATACCACGGCGCTTTGCCGCCTGTAATGCCTCTTTTGTCCTGGTGCTGATTAGCTCACGCTCGTGCTGCGCAAAAGCAGCCAGCATATGCACCATCAGTGGATTTGCGTGGGGATTATCAACCGCCCGAAATTCAGCTTTACTTTCCATCAAATTGGCAATGAAAGCTACATTCCGGCCAAGCCTGTCAAGCTTCGCAATAATCAGCGTTGCTTTTTGTTTTTTGCATTGTAACAAAGCCGCCATCAGCTTCGGCCGGTGATTTTTCTTGGCGCTCTCAATTTCAACAAATTCGGCTATGACTTGGTAGCCTTCCAGTTGTGAGAACAAATGCACGGACTGATGCTGAGCTTGAAGTCCCAGCCCACTTTTTCCCTGGCGGTCAGTTGATACCCGATAATATGCAACAGCATTTTTCATAGTGGCAAAATAACAATTTATCCTAATAGTGTCCACATATAAACGGACGTATGTATGTGGACAAATTAACTAATGCACCGGACAAACTAAAATCAGTGAAAAAATATGTATCTTAGGTATAGGTCAGTAGAATACTAAATATGAAACGACAGCCAAAACTGATAGCTGGTGTTGACATCTCGAAGCACACTCTTGATATAGCACTTATTTCAGATAAAAGTGAAACAGCGTCCTTCAAAATAAATAATTCCGCGGCAGACCTTCGTAACTTCGTAAGAGGTATAAAGGAACAGTTTAAACTAAGAAATGCTGATTTGGCGTTTTGCGCGGAGAATATGGGACTTTATGGAATATTTCTTACGGATGTACTAATTAAAATGCACATTCAGCTCTTCCTAGAATCACCGCTACAAATCAAAAGATCACTAGGACTTCACAGGGGGAAAACTGATAAGGCAGATGCTATTCGGATTGCGGAATATGCCAGAAAAAATTTTACTTCACTTCGTGAGTGGACACCACCTCGGCCTTGTATCAATAAAATGCAGGAGCTTCTTACAATAAGAAAACGTCTTCTAAAAGTGAAAATAATTTTAAAAGGAAACTCCAAGATTGAGCGTCACTATCTGGATTCAGTTTCTGCAGAAAACCTTGCAGCCCATAGTTTTCGAAGTTTGGATGCCGTCACTAAAGACATTTTTGAGATCGAAAGTCTGTTAACTACTATTGTTCAATCTGACGAAACACTATCCCATTTGTATGACCTGATAACTTCTGTACCGGGTATTGGTAAAGTCATTGGCATTCATCTGCTTATTTACACCAATGAATTTAAAAATTTCGTAAATCCAAAAAAATTTGCAAGCTTTTGCGGTGTAGCTCCATTTCCATGGTCATCTGGTATTAGTGTTTTAGGAAAAACAAAAGTATCATTCTATGCCAACAAAGAGCTAAAATCACTATTACATATGGCTGCAATGCAGAACGTCAAAAAAAAAGATAGTTCGCTAGCGAAGTATTATCAAAGGAAAGTAAAGGAAGGCAAGAACAAGATGAGTACCCTTAACGCACTTCGAAATAAATTAATCCATCGTAT is a window encoding:
- a CDS encoding recombinase family protein, producing the protein MKNAVAYYRVSTDRQGKSGLGLQAQHQSVHLFSQLEGYQVIAEFVEIESAKKNHRPKLMAALLQCKKQKATLIIAKLDRLGRNVAFIANLMESKAEFRAVDNPHANPLMVHMLAAFAQHERELISTRTKEALQAAKRRGIKLGKHGREVESKKNLAAANQFAESMRPIIDELKAEGFESVRGICEELNQRGVKTFRNDGQQWHRTTVHRLIKRLNIN
- a CDS encoding nucleotide-binding protein gives rise to the protein MIYTVGGIKGGSGKTTISTNLVVYLLKQGRDIILVDADDQESASDFAAFRLHTLEGNLGYTAVKITGSELNASVAKLAEKYDDVIIDTGGRDTVSQRSAVSISHVYLVPFAPRSLDVWTLGKVEKMIAEMKPFNPKLVCLAFINKADPRGSYKEEVAELLREATNIEFIEASIGNRISFANSVGAGLSVLELKPTDDKAVKELEQLMNAINKAVDNKSERR
- a CDS encoding IS110 family transposase is translated as MKRQPKLIAGVDISKHTLDIALISDKSETASFKINNSAADLRNFVRGIKEQFKLRNADLAFCAENMGLYGIFLTDVLIKMHIQLFLESPLQIKRSLGLHRGKTDKADAIRIAEYARKNFTSLREWTPPRPCINKMQELLTIRKRLLKVKIILKGNSKIERHYLDSVSAENLAAHSFRSLDAVTKDIFEIESLLTTIVQSDETLSHLYDLITSVPGIGKVIGIHLLIYTNEFKNFVNPKKFASFCGVAPFPWSSGISVLGKTKVSFYANKELKSLLHMAAMQNVKKKDSSLAKYYQRKVKEGKNKMSTLNALRNKLIHRIFSCVMNNRRYEERVN